One Halobacterium sp. DL1 DNA window includes the following coding sequences:
- a CDS encoding alpha-L-glutamate ligase — translation MDDSVAVGVLSLHNSKETKAIVNAVDALGHTGVWLREHNLCVDIADNEVVLDPDVDVVANRLLMSNTEQPAELLGLALSLSRLRPTLNRPESVLTAFHKFATATTLAETGVRLPDATLALDSDRLNAEKAKYGDEVVYKTAIGTHGGGTWKIGADEQVNPRVGDRYAFLQELVERDSDRHRDLRIYVVDDKIIGTMRRYAPDNDWRTNVALGGDVEGVSELPEEAAEMALSATDTIGLDYAGVDLVEGTDGWHLLEVNPTAGFKGLFKATGISPAPHIAKLAIETAGGSVDDDEVERLARTLDDSTPPDVDTRREQLSEEVNVIGYTEDVLVSGTSGTERVVAKSDTGASRTSIDTRLAAEIGAGPIKSMTKVKSGSMKSGKARPVVDIVVGVAGDRHTVAASLEDRGHMEYPLLLGRDILENYQVDVRRQSGVDRESNEE, via the coding sequence ATGGATGATTCTGTCGCGGTCGGCGTACTCAGCCTCCACAACAGCAAGGAGACGAAGGCCATCGTGAACGCGGTGGACGCGCTCGGTCACACCGGCGTCTGGCTCCGCGAGCACAACCTCTGCGTGGACATCGCCGACAACGAGGTCGTACTGGACCCGGACGTCGACGTCGTGGCGAACCGCCTGCTAATGTCGAACACCGAACAGCCAGCGGAGCTGCTCGGTCTGGCGCTCTCGCTGAGCCGCCTGCGTCCGACACTGAACCGCCCGGAGAGCGTGCTCACGGCGTTCCACAAGTTCGCCACCGCGACGACGCTGGCGGAGACAGGCGTCCGACTCCCCGACGCGACGCTCGCACTCGACTCGGACCGACTGAACGCGGAGAAGGCGAAGTACGGCGACGAGGTCGTGTACAAGACCGCCATCGGGACCCACGGCGGCGGGACCTGGAAGATCGGCGCCGACGAGCAGGTGAACCCACGCGTCGGCGACCGCTACGCGTTCCTCCAGGAACTCGTCGAACGCGACTCCGACCGCCACCGCGACCTCCGCATTTACGTCGTCGACGACAAGATCATCGGGACGATGCGACGGTACGCCCCCGACAACGACTGGCGGACGAACGTCGCGCTGGGCGGGGACGTCGAGGGCGTTTCGGAGCTCCCGGAGGAGGCCGCGGAGATGGCCCTGAGCGCGACCGACACCATCGGACTCGACTACGCGGGCGTCGACCTCGTGGAGGGGACCGACGGCTGGCACCTCCTCGAGGTGAACCCGACGGCGGGGTTCAAGGGACTGTTCAAGGCGACCGGCATCAGCCCGGCGCCGCACATCGCCAAACTCGCCATCGAGACGGCGGGCGGCAGCGTCGACGACGACGAGGTCGAACGGCTAGCGAGGACGCTGGACGACTCCACACCGCCGGACGTGGACACCCGACGCGAGCAGCTCTCCGAGGAGGTCAACGTGATCGGGTACACGGAGGACGTCCTCGTCTCGGGGACGAGTGGCACCGAGCGCGTGGTCGCGAAGTCCGACACCGGCGCCTCCCGGACGAGCATCGACACCCGGCTGGCGGCCGAGATCGGCGCCGGACCCATCAAGTCGATGACGAAGGTGAAGTCGGGCAGCATGAAGTCCGGAAAGGCGCGTCCCGTCGTGGACATCGTCGTCGGCGTCGCCGGCGACCGGCACACGGTCGCGGCGTCCCTGGAGGACCGCGGCCACATGGAGTACCCCCTGTTGCTCGGCCGGGACATTCTCGAAAACTACCAGGTCGACGTTCGCCGCCAGAGCGGTGTCGACCGGGAGAGCAACGAGGAGTAA